The Microcaecilia unicolor chromosome 6, aMicUni1.1, whole genome shotgun sequence genome includes a window with the following:
- the LOC115472428 gene encoding LOW QUALITY PROTEIN: ubiquitin carboxyl-terminal hydrolase isozyme L3-like (The sequence of the model RefSeq protein was modified relative to this genomic sequence to represent the inferred CDS: inserted 1 base in 1 codon; substituted 1 base at 1 genomic stop codon) has product MQVQRWLPLESNPDVMNQFLRQLGMCPSWQFVDVYGLDAELLSLVPRTVCAVLLLFPVMENYGLFRAEEEEKIKAQGQEVSTSVYFMKQTISNACGTIGLIHAVANNRDKLNFELDSPLQKFLENTWSMSSTERAKYLENDESIRVTHECSDQGQTEAPSIDEKVDLHFVAFVHQQGXLYELDGRKTFPVSHGRTSNETLLXDAIEVCKKFMQRDPNGLRFTVIALSKA; this is encoded by the exons ATGCAGGTCCAGCGCTGGCTGCCCCTGGAATCCAACCCTGACGTTATGAACCAGTTTCTCCGACAGCTGGGTATGTGCCCGAGCTGGCAGTTTGTTGACGTGTATGGGTTGGATGCCGAACTCCTCAGCCTGGTGCCACGAACGGTCTGTGCTGTGCTGCTGCTCTTTCCTGTCATGGAAAATTATGGATTATTCCgagcagaagaggaggagaagattaAAGCTCAGGGGCAGGAAGTCAGCACCTCAGTATATTTCATGAAGCAGACGATAAGCAATGCCTGTGGAACGATCGGTCTCATTCATGCTGTTGCAAACAACCGAGACAAGTTGAATTTTGAGTTAGACTCACCGTTGCAGAAGTTCCTGGAAAACACTTGGTCGATGAGCTCAACAGAAAGAGCCAAGTATCTGGAAAATGATGAGAGCATTCGTGTCACTCATGAGTGCAGTGATCAAGGCCAGACCGAGGCACCAAGCATAGATGAAAAAGTTGATTTGCACTTTGTCGCATTTGTCCATCAACAAG TACTTTACGAGCTAGATGGACGCAAAACGTTTCCAGTAAGCCATGGCCGGACTAGCAACGAAACACTGTTATAGGATGCAATAGAAGTATGTAAGAAGTTTATGCAGCGTGATCCAAATGGATTGAGATTTACCGTTATTGCTCTCTCTAAAGCTTAA